In Methanocella paludicola SANAE, the sequence CCCGCCACATCGGCGAGCTGGGCATCGGCATAAACTACAAGGCGAAGATGACCGGTAACCTGCTCGAGGACGAGAAGGTCGGCCGGACGGTGCACTTCGCCATCGGCGCCAACTACGATAACGACGCCAACGCCATGATCCACCAGGACTGCCTCGTCATGCGCCCTAACATGTGGGTCGATAATAAGCTCGTTATGAAGGATGGTAAGCTGCTAGTTTAAGCGGCCATCCTCTTTTTTATTTTAAGTTACTGTCATCTTGTCCATGCTACAAAGCTCGCGAAGCTGTTTAAGTCCGCGAAGACGTTTCGAGCCCTAAGACCGCGAAGCTTACGCGAAGACCGCGAAGACTTCTTAAAGAATTAATAATGGATATTTTGCCTTGTTCAATTTGTACATTAAATTATCTTTGGTGTTTCTCCAATTTTTGGATGAGCATCCTTTTGCTTTTCCTTATGCCGTCGTGGAGTGTCCAATACACAGGGTCACGAAGTCACGGAGTACGCACAGAGCGAGAGACAGAGATCATTGAGATACGGTTGACGAATAAACAACTTTTAGGTGAATGATGGTTTATCGTCGCCCGAGCCGTTCTAAACTCTGTCTCTCAGTTAAGTATAAACCCGTCTCCGTCCACTCGGTGTCTCGCATATTAAAGAGTCTTCGTGCGTTCTCCGTGGCCCCGTGGCCCTGTGTATTGGACACTCCACGACTGCACAGCGGGAAAAGGATAGAAAACATTTTAACCAAACCACGATAGAGGCACAAAAACCAACAAAACCTCATCCAACAATCGGAGAAGAACCTTATCTTTTAAAGTATCTTCGCGGTCTTCGCGTAAGCTTCGCGGTCTTTGGGCTCGAATCAGTCTTCGCGGACTTATCAAGCTTAGCGGGCTTAAACCGGTGGTGTTACGATAAATAAGGTTAATTTAGCTAGCGATTCTTTTAATGTCCGAAACTTCGCACCTTTTTAGAGGCGTTCTCTATGGCGGCGACCACGCTGTTGCCCGGCATTATGGTGGCGACGGGGATACGCAGGACCTTCTCGAGAGTATAGCTCACGATGGGGGCGCACACTAAAGCCTGAGCGCCGTCACGTTCGGCCTTAATGGCCGCGACGATGGCGTCCTCCATGGTCATGGCCGAGTACTCGCGCACGACGATACGCTTACCGTCCACGAACATCTCGCGCTCGCTGATGCGGTCCAGCACCTGCCTCGCGGCGATCACGGCGATGAACTTCTCGCGGCTCAGGCCCTCGATGTTCCGGATGGCCTCAACGACCTCACGTAGCGTGCCCAGGTTCGGGTCACGGTCGCCGTTCAAGATCTTATAGAGCGTGCTCGGGGAGATGCCGGAGCGGTCGCCGAACTCCGTTATGCTCAGGCCCAGGTCCTTCTTTATTACCCTCTCAAGCGTTTTCCTGAACTCCTCGTCCGACTGGAACGCGGCCGCGATCACGTCATCCGCTATTGTCATAAATGTCAATCCTTAGTGTATAATTAACCAGATAATATTTGTACCTTTGTATTAATAAAAAGTTGTGTTGGGGAAAAGATATAAATCCAATTCGCCCAATAAAGCAAACGGAAGGTATGTTATGTCTATTAATGATCTCTTTGATAAGCTTAACGAAGAAAAGCTTTCTCGCAGGACGGTCCTTAAAGTCGGCGCAGCTGTCGGCGTCGGCATGGCCGGCCTGGGGGTAGCGGGGTGTACCAGCCCGTCTCCCACCGTGACGCCCACTTCCACGCCGCTCAAGGTTAAGGATACGGTTAACATAGGCTATCTCATCACGGACCACGACTCGCCGTTCTACATCGCCGCGACGAAGATCGACGGGGCCCAGAGCTACCTGGAGAAGTACGGCATGAACATCAACATCACCAACTTCAGCTCGGGCCCGGAGATACTGACCCAGATCGCGGGAGGCAAGATCGACATAGGCATCGCAGGCGTGCCGCCGGTCATACTCGCGTACGATAAGGACCCGACGGTCAGGATCGTGACCTCCGTCCACAAGAACGGCTCCGGGCTGTTCGTCAAGAAGGGCTCGGGCCTGGCGAAGTTCACCGACCTCAAGGGGAAGAAGGTCGGCACCCCTGGCCCCGGCTCCATACAGGACATCCTGGTCCGGGAGCTCTGCAAGTCCAATAATCTCGTTTACGGCACGGACGTCGACGCGGTGAAGCTGCCCCAGGGCCAGTGGATCGGCGCCGTCGACGCCGGAACGGTCGACGCGGTCATGGGCTGGGAGCCGTTCGTGACCATGGCGGAGATGCAGGGCATCGGCGAAACGATACTCAGGTCCGAGGACATCCTGCCCGGCCACCCGTGCGACTCGATCGTCACGACGAAGGGCATGATCGAGCAGTACCCGGATTCCATCAAGGCGTTCCTCAGGGCCCACCGCGACGCGGTCGAGCTCATCAAGAACGACCCGCAGAAGGCCGCCCAGATCGTCTCCTCGAAGGAGTGGATGAACAACGAGCCGGCCGTCGAGCGCGCGTCCATGGAGCACATCACGTTCCTGTACAAGCCGGACGAGGAGTACCTGGCCGGGTTCGACCGGTTCTCGAAGGTCCTGAAAGAGGAGCTGAGCCTGACCAAGAAAGTCTATACCAGGGACGAGATCTTCGACCTGTCCCTCGTGAACGGGATCTAATGTGGGCGGGCTCCGCCCAACAAATTTATTTTACATAAGAATGGATTATATCTCCATGGCCCGTCTGAGTAGATATTTTCTTCAGGTCTCAGGCATCCTGCTTATCATACTATTGTGGGAGCTTTCCACCGGCGTGTTCCACCTGTTCAAGTGGATAGTCCTGCCGCCGCCGACGGACGTTTTCATGACCATGCTGTCCATGGCCCTGGACGGCAGCCTGTTCGTCAACGCGGGATGGAGCCTGCTCCGTGTGCTCCTGGGCTTCCTGGTGGCGGCCGTCGTCGCCATACCGATGGGAGTGGCCATGGGCTGGCTTCCGTCGATCTCGCTCGTCTTCGACCCGGTCATCGAGGTCATAAGGCCTATCCCCCCGATCGCGTGGATCGGGCTGGCGCTGCTCTGGTTCGGCATCGGCCTGAACTCGGCGATATTCCTGGTGTTCATCGGGGCATTCTTCCCCATCCTGCTCAATACCATTGACGGCGTGCGCAACGTGGACAAGAGGCTGATCGAGGTCGCCTA encodes:
- a CDS encoding ABC transporter substrate-binding protein; this encodes MSINDLFDKLNEEKLSRRTVLKVGAAVGVGMAGLGVAGCTSPSPTVTPTSTPLKVKDTVNIGYLITDHDSPFYIAATKIDGAQSYLEKYGMNINITNFSSGPEILTQIAGGKIDIGIAGVPPVILAYDKDPTVRIVTSVHKNGSGLFVKKGSGLAKFTDLKGKKVGTPGPGSIQDILVRELCKSNNLVYGTDVDAVKLPQGQWIGAVDAGTVDAVMGWEPFVTMAEMQGIGETILRSEDILPGHPCDSIVTTKGMIEQYPDSIKAFLRAHRDAVELIKNDPQKAAQIVSSKEWMNNEPAVERASMEHITFLYKPDEEYLAGFDRFSKVLKEELSLTKKVYTRDEIFDLSLVNGI
- a CDS encoding helix-turn-helix domain-containing protein; translated protein: MTIADDVIAAAFQSDEEFRKTLERVIKKDLGLSITEFGDRSGISPSTLYKILNGDRDPNLGTLREVVEAIRNIEGLSREKFIAVIAARQVLDRISEREMFVDGKRIVVREYSAMTMEDAIVAAIKAERDGAQALVCAPIVSYTLEKVLRIPVATIMPGNSVVAAIENASKKVRSFGH
- a CDS encoding ABC transporter permease; this encodes MARLSRYFLQVSGILLIILLWELSTGVFHLFKWIVLPPPTDVFMTMLSMALDGSLFVNAGWSLLRVLLGFLVAAVVAIPMGVAMGWLPSISLVFDPVIEVIRPIPPIAWIGLALLWFGIGLNSAIFLVFIGAFFPILLNTIDGVRNVDKRLIEVAYTFGAGDWNVLRKVVLPAASPIIYTGMRVGMGIGWMCVVAAEMIAVKFGLGNMILEGSNLLQTDVVMVGMLTIGLMGLAINYIFQIAGNYIFKWQQGISRKVA